The sequence GTAGTAGACGGAAACCCTATTTACTTGCTTGCTCAACACTTTTTTGCAGAGCATGGTATCCATTTTGATATCACTCAGGTTATAGGTCTTACTAACGATGATGAAGTGTCTAAAGAGTATCGCCCTTTGAAACAGATCGTCGAAAGATTAAATAGAACATTTAAAGGTAATTACCGCTCCACCCATGGTTTTGGCTCTGAACATGGTTCTGTTTCTTTTGTAACTTTATTTGTGGCTTATTTTAACTTCCTAAGGCCCCATTCAGCTCTAGAAGGTAAAGTACCTGTAGTCATCAATGAACTTAGTAACCTTCCTACTATGCCTGCAAAGTGG comes from Anaerobranca gottschalkii DSM 13577 and encodes:
- a CDS encoding integrase core domain-containing protein; translated protein: MLAQHFFAEHGIHFDITQVIGLTNDDEVSKEYRPLKQIVERLNRTFKGNYRSTHGFGSEHGSVSFVTLFVAYFNFLRPHSALEGKVPVVINELSNLPTMPAKW